The sequence CCTCTGctctccgacacacacacacacacacactgtcagactCACAACCTGTCAGACGTGTGTGGTCTGGTCACGTGTGTGACCAGACCACACACGTCTACACAGCGGAGTAGACGTGTGTGTCCAGGATCATCTCAACGAGTCCGACTGATGAGGACGGAGAAGACTCTTACTCCCCCGTTGGACTGAATAGTTTTACAAATATTTAAGCCATATGCTTAGTGTTTTTGGAGGTGGGGGGAAAAGACATGGGGGGGTggggaaagaaaaatataattatttgtttttataggaAGCTACCCAAATGTTCAGCATTCTACGATAGACATTTTTGGCTTACAGAACTATAGGTGTCATTACTGTAAATTTACAGCATAACCTGCctaactgagtgtgtgtggttgttgtccccccccccccgcccccccgcccccagtTTTTGATATATATGAATTATGTCGTGTCGCTCTGTGACGTCAGAGCGCGGCGGCAACTTCACCACAAGTGGTcaaaagtttttatttctttttaaattacatGAACTTTGGTCTTCATGTCACTGTATGTTCTAATCTTGTACATAACGAAGCTGAGGAAGAGTTTTCCATGTTGAGACGATGAAGATGACTGCAgcgtttttctctcttttggtTCCGCGATAATTTCAGAGAATTTTTAGTTTCAATGGTCctgaatgtttttaaaagaagaagaagaagaagaagaagaagaagaagagagcaaGGATTTTTCCCTTCACTTCTCAGTGTTATCctgtatgttttctttcttttaattcCAATGCTCCTGAGTAGGAAGTAGAATTTCAAGTCATTACAGCTACTGTATGTTCTGGCCGTTTGCACAGCTTCAAACTTATACaattgtacattttaaaatcGGTGGAAAGGCCGCGTCTATCAGGACTAACCCCCAGATGTCCTGGTCGACCCCCAAATCCCTCAGAAGAAGCCggttcccctctctctctctctctctctctctctctctctctcctgacaaACGTTTGATGTAAAGACAGTTTCGAGGAGTCGAGCTCAAACTGGGTCAGCGAGGACGAGGTCGCTCCTCGGCTACAAGGGAAACTCCGGCAGGGCCCCCGCAACCACGCAGCTGTTCTCTCTCGAATGTACTTGTGTTGTGGTGTCGAGGTCAACTCTGTAATTTGCTTAGCCTGCTTTAACGAGGAAAAagtgtggaggagcagcagcagtgatcaAATGAGAGAAGAAGGAACAAGGTGCATCTCAGTAGCTGCTGCTCCCTCCGTGCACCACTGTCGGTCGAAACCGTGTGAGATTCATCATAAGGGCTACCTGATCGGGTAGGTggataacattttaaattagaGGCTGTAGATGTGTTTCATCCAGCGGCCCTTTCAGATTCCCCTCCAACGTGAGAGTGACTGCAAATGAAGCTTCattgctttttctttctttttttttttctcaatttttttttttatttttattttattttgttttatgacCATGTTTCCAAAGAAGGCAGGGAAATAATGTTTTCCTAGATGTGGCTTtaggaaataaacacaatagggatttaaacaaattatactAGAACTGTCTGTAATTTTCCATTTTGTACTCCTTTAATTCCTAGCTACACAGCCATTTTACAACACAAAAAACTTGTGCTGGAATAAAACATCATAAAGATCCTAACTCGCGTGCTGCTTCTCTTTCATGTGTTTCTGCGTCCGACACAGCAGCATCACGGTGCAGGACCCTCACAGAGATTTCATTACCTCTGTAAACAAAATCAGGATTTGAGGTATCGAAATGCTTGAAGCTCACAATTGCAATAAAATTGTACTTTTATGTCTTTAAAATTGAAGAACTTTGTTAAACACAATAATCTATCGTCCGTTTTATGctcaccttttttttcttcctctgaggCAGCTTTGCTTCTATTGATGAACTAGGAAGGCTCAAACCTTCCGAGTCTGTTCTACTAAATGGAGATTTACACGTCAATAAGAATGGATTCCATCGCACAAACTAGTTCTTGCCTCGAGATTGGTTTTGAGCTGCGGCCATCGGACGTTTAGTTGATcaattaaaaaggaaattgGCAACTAATgtgacattttatataaaatgcaTAGTAtgtaatatttatgtttttccaGCTGAGATACCAAATGTTAATGTTGCATCCATAGACTGGTTACAAACTCATGGTGGATTAGACAGAGGCCTGGATCAGTGTATGAACAGATTATATTAGATTTAAAGAAATGAATATGCTCCTATCAGGTTAATTAGTATTAATTCCACAGATGTAATACACTAACTGTCTTAGTGAGGATTAGACTGTATGTCCTGCAGAGACGTTTCTATAAAGTCCTAGATACCCTCTGGTTTTAAGGTTAAGCTCCTGTCACCGCCAccgctcctcttctctcctcactcATGACCCGGTGCTGAGAAACAACCTGCAGGTAACTGAACCCTGTTGCTCGGTTCTGTGCCCGTTGTTTAACTGTGGTGTCGGTCGCTGGCCTGTTGAAAGtccctggtttgtgttgcagAGCTCAGATTTCACATGACATCGGGGCTCTGATCTCGAGCTGATGAAAACTGCACGGATCTCTTTACTTCAGCTGGAGGTAACGGCTGCGTCAGTCACCGAGACCGACAGGTTTACATGTGTGAGGAAAGAGTTCCTGAGCTCAGGTGTGAATGAAGTctgcattttatgttttattctgttgCTTTACCAAAATTGACAAATTGGTCATCTCTACTCCAATCAacttggatttggctgcaacgctgtttgaCCCTGAATCTCCAAAAGTGTttagtggactcaaacacttcaccccccacccccccacctcccttgGCATAGTGCTGAGGAGATAATGagggcatttttatttttgggtgaacAATCCCTTTAAGCTAAATGGACAGATGTGGTTAGAGGTTATGAAAAGAGGAGATAAATTCCCTAAATATTCAATAATGTATTTAAGTACTAAAGTAGCATATACTACGAGTACAATGAGCTTCCACTGACACCTCTGCCCATTCACTGATTATCACTGTGCTGCAGATTGAGAGATGGTGGAGTCACATGACGCCGCCTGTATCGGCTGCTGTCACGGTTGATATGTTCCGTGACATTTTTGGGATTCTCGGGACGGATGGAGACAAAGGGCAGCGTGGCATGCCATCAACTCCATTTCTACAGCAGCCGGAGTGATGTGTGGAGGCCAAGGTCTGCAGGAGAGCCACGCGCTCCAGGCAGCCAATGAGAATCGAGGGGGGGAAACAGTGGGAAGTGAGCTGCGAAATGGGATTAAATATGCACCAAGCGTCACCAGCTCACCGAAGGGCTAAACAGTCAGGAGCCAACCGGGTGGCTGCAGCTCCGCCTGGTGTCCACGTGGAGAAGGTGTAGCACCGGGAATCCTTTCACGCCTCCGGTCAAGCTCAAAATCTCTCTCCAAGTGTCGCCCTCATCACACAGACAAATCAGCTTCCAGAGGAACTTCATCCTCCCAGTGTTCCTCCACCGACATCTGCAAGGAGCTCCATCACAGCACGCCCGCCGCCCGAGGTCCTCGATGTCACGCGTTGATGCCAGCTCCCTCGTGAGCACTATCACATCCAGCTGTGGAGAGGAGGCCGGGGTTGAATGTCACTGCAGCGGCCGCCGGCATCGCAGAGTCTCGTTGGGCCTTCCTGTGATTTGCAGGAGAGCATGATGGGAGTGACAGCTGCCACCGCAGTATCAAAGTCCCACAGATACACAattcgaccaatcacgagtcggtctcagctgtcaatcatgacatttcaaccCATTTTTGAAGTATAAAATAAGCTAATTAAATccttatgacctatactgaggctcaccaccagggggcagtcgaGAGTCGatggcttcacttttcatttatgtcaccttgtgtgtgtgagaggcgtCTTTGATTAATGCTCCACCCCTAAAACAGGcggagtcagtggtgacgtgaGAACCACAATCCCCCTCTAgcccctcccaccacagggcTGCAGGCACCCCAGCAGAGGTGAGGAGGTCACTATgggacctgtctgtctgtctgtctgtcctgccTGTCGCTCCCTCTCAACTCCTGGCCTTTGAAGCAGGGGCGGCTGACGTCGGCTCGGCCTCGGGCACCCGActgtctctgttgtttttagCTGTCAGTTTTCCGCTCGGCCCCCCCGACCGTTTCTGGCTGATGTCCAAACTCCTCCAGCTCTTTGTAGGAGTGACCTTTGCCGAGGCAGACTGACAGAGCGGCtcggctgctctctctctctcggtggtGTGAGCCGTGTCAGTGTGTGGCGCTGGCTGAGAGGAGGATTTGAACTCAACTGTTTTTAGGCCCGTCCCGCCCAGAGGCCCGTTAGCTGAGCGGGAAACCCCCGAGTCTGCGTTTATCTCCGGGAATCACACGTCAGCGTCCACctgcaaagaggaaaacaatctTCTATGTGTCACACGTGGGATTTACCCGAGTCAGGCTTTAGTTATAAATGCTTAATCTGATACCACTGCTCCACCGCTCTTCTTAGATGTGAGTCATAGCGTCAGAAATGGGATTACATGTGCAAGATATGACCGCAGCCTATAACAAGATTAAATCTGTGTGATTAAAATGTAAGATCCTTATGTGGCAATGAAATGCAACTCTTAAAGACTTGAAGAGGATCCTTTAAACGTGAAAGATGCTATATGATTAAagtttatattataattattaaattatgTGATGAAAAGAATCAACAAATCTTGACATTGAGGACGTCAGAACAAACAAGGCctttaaaatagattttaaattttCATGAGTGATTTTCTATCAAGTGACCAATCGACTACAACAGTTGAGAACTTCATCAGAGTGTTTATAGTGAAGTCCTACTGAGTGTGAGGCCCAGTAATAAGAGTCAGAGTGAGAGGTCGCGGCGTGTCACCGCTCTCAGATGGACACTCCTCAAGGAAGCTGAACAGAGGCCTGAGGATCATGTCAATCCAAATCAATGACAGAAAATACCAATTTTAAAAAGCTATATTTTCAGATGCATCTGTAATGTTTCCATTCTGCTTCACTTATTTGACAGTGTCCCTGTTTAAAACTGCTTTATAGTTTTTTCTCACCTTTGCTTCTAGACATCTGCTTTTATTGTTCCTGAGAAAACAAATGGCGGGAGTCTTCTCCAACGGTCATTTAAATTGCATTTAATCATCAGAGaagaagacttttttttttaaggttataAGTTTGCATCTCACGTATAATAACTTGACCTTCACCCAAATCACCTGGAACCTTTAAGTCCCAGGAACTTTTTATTCATGAAGCCAAATAGTTCCTGCAGAGTCCTGTTGTCCTCCTGTGTTTCCAGGGGAGATGTGAAATTAGCCTGATGAACGAcctccagcaggtggcgctataaATGAGCAGTAAAACACTGAAACAAcggttaacatggaggagattcaAATGGTGCAGCTGTTGATTGGAAAAGAGTCGACGACTAACAAAGCATTTCTGAAACAAGGACACAGAGAGTTCAGGCGACTGGAGACTGGAGCGCACCATAGAATAATTATCTATTTGTTTGCTGGTTGGTTTGTTCATATAACCTTGAATAATGTTCGTAGATACATTTTATTGAAACACGTAATCTTATTTTGTCTCATCgttatcttatcttgtcttagttatctcatcttatcttattttattttatcttatattatcttattttttattattttatattatcttatcttatctaattttatattattttatattatcttatcttatcgcgtctcttctttttgttctcatccaaacacacactggcTTTTGGGTAGAACGTGTGTTTTTGGCGCCATCTTGTGGACACGCCTCCTCCACCCGCGCAACTCTCGCGGGGCTTGCGGCGCCTAGCAACCTCACAACTCGCGACTCCCCgccgaccaatcaggagtcacgATGCCAGGAGCGCGGGGCCAATCGGCGGTGAGGATTCGGGCACCGATTTAAACGAAGAGGAAACGGTTGCTGCACGCGAGCAAATCcggaagagaaggaaaacaaacatctcaAAACATCTGCGTCGAGGCTAAAGGTCAACTCAGCGCTGGTTTGAGATCGTGTTTAACTAGGTCCTCCGGACGTTAGCAGGTTTAGCGGCCTGGTGGACTGGTGAACTGGTAACTCGAGGTTTAAACATGCCGTCCCGGGTGGACGACTACGAGCTGTTGAACACTATCGGCTCCGGTTCTTATGGAAAGTGCCAGAAAATCACCCGGAAAGCCGATGGAAAAGTGAGTGAACTACACAATATACCTGCAGATACACAAACTACACAGTTTACCTGCAGTTACACAAACCAAGCTGTTGTCCTGCAGGTACACAAACTACACGGTTTATCTGCATGTACACAAACTACACAGTTTACCTGCAGGTACGCAAACTACACAGTTTGACCTTGGGTGCACGAACCAAGCCGTTTATCTGCATGTACACAAACTACACAGTTTACCTGCAGTTACACAAACCAAGCTGTTGTCCTGCAGGTACACAAACTACACGGTTTATCTGCATGTACACAAACTACACAGTTTGACCTTGGGTGCACGAACCAAGCAGTTTACCTGCAGGTACACAAACTATACGGATTTAAACCGTACCCTGTGagacattattatattatttaattattatacattgtTTCTATCTGTGCACTTCAATGTCCACTGCGCAATATTGTTAAACTGTTTATTTGCACACACTTTGTACAGTAATACatataaaatacacatcacacatattatatttttgttttttttcaaatatctgTATAAATCTTTCGAtcttgactctcctctttgtTGCTGTTATACTTAAAACGTACTTTACTTTAGTGGTGATTAGTGGTGATTTGTAAAATGGCATCACACCTGCTCACTTTCACTACCTACAGGCCAAAGCAGCCATTTTAACTTGTTCCAGGTAAATATCCTGTGTCGCTCTGATATCTGAAGCCATGTCACTGAGCCAGGGGAGCCACACCTGAAGATCTGTTTAACGAGCTGGATCCCAAACGAACTGTGTGTCATGTTTAACTTGTGTTTTCTGAATATGGGGGTTACCCGCTTCTCAAAGgtggtttctgtaattttacTGGAGGCAGATCTTATTATtatggcagcgttcgtatccAAGTTATTTTGGTATCATTTCTTGTGGGATGAAGCGGATGTgcctcgtccatctttaaattcaGTCTTGTGCTTCCCAGTCCCAGTTCTTGATTGTCACCTTCATCCTTTTGTCGTTAATTAACTCTTCTTCTTCGTGTTAAAGATCCTGGTGTGGAAGGAGCTGGACTATGGCACCATGGCGGAGAGTGAAAAGCAGATGCTGGTGTCAGAGGTGAACCTCCTGCGGGAGCTCAAGCACCCGAACATTGTAAGGTACTACGACCGCATCATAGACCGCACCAACACAACCCTGTATATTATCATGGAGTACTGCGAGGGCGGAGACCTGTCCAGCATCATTGACCGCTGCATCAAGGAAAGGTGACCATGTGCATTTATATAAAATTCCATCCTCATTAAATCTGAGCTTCCTGATAGTATCTGCATAATCGGCATTGCTTTATCTTTTCATTGACCTTTTTGCAGGCGCTACCTGGAGGAGGAGTTCGTCCTGCGAGTCATGGCGCAGCTCACGTCGGCCCTGAAGGAGTGCCACCGGCGCAGCGACGGCCGGGCCACCGTTCTTCATCGAGACCTGAAACCAGCCAACATCTTCCTCGACATCAGGCAGAACGTCAAGCTCGGAGACTTTGGCCTTGCCAGGATCCTGAATCATGACACCAGTTTTGCAAAGACGTTTGTCGGGACACCGTACTACATGTCTCCAGTGAGTTGTCTAATCccgctgtgtgtgtttcttaatCCTCCTGATTGAAGCCTAATCCTGCAACAATCCCTCATCCTTTTTCTTGCAGGAGCAAATAAACCAGTTGTCATACAACGAGAAGTCGGATATTTGGTCACTGGGGTGTTTGCTGTATGAACTATGCGCATTATCGTAAGTTTTCCAGCTTTTAATTTTTTCCTCCAGCAGCTGGTTGTCCATAACAAATCTGAAACTTACTCAGGATTTCTCCTGTTCAGGCCTCCGTTCACTGCGTACAACCAAAAGGAGCTGGCAGAGAGGATCCGGGAGGGAAAGTTCAGGAGAATCCCGTACCGCTACTCTGAGGAACTGAACAGCTTACTCAGCAAAATGCTCCACTTAAAGGTTAGAAATGAATTGAACAGTAGTGTAGGAAAACTAAAGGAAACCGTAGTGACTCCTCTCTGTCACCAGGACTACATGAGGCCCTCGGTGGAGTCCATTCTCCAGAGCAGCCTGTTGGCGGATGCGGTtgctgaggagcagaggagggccGAGGCGCGGGCCCGGAGGAAGTCGGCGGACCCTGACCGACCTCTTCCGAAGCCGGTGGAACCAGCTCCCGCCTCCGCTGCTGAGCTCCAGCTCAGGGAACAGGCGCTGAGGGACCGAGAGAGGGCTTTGAAGGAACGTGAAGAGAGGCTGGAGCGTAAGAATTTGATCTCTACTACCGCATAAAGTGTGATGACCGGCAGCTGCACTCACATTTCACAGCCTGATTCCTATTCTGTATTCAGAGGTGCTTACAATGGAAGAGTAAAATAGCTGTGGATTCTATGAAGTATCTGTATCATTGAACAATCAGTTTAAATGGTGCATTGATATCTGTGTATGGAAGCGCTTGTTGGTCCTAGCTATTGACATATGGTTTGATAAAAGCTATTGTTTTGGCGTCATACATAGTTTGTAATGTCTCTGTGTTCTTCTGGCTCAGCGATACCGATATTTGCTCGCTGTCATAAATCTACAAACAAGACCAACATGGAACTGATAACAGATAGTTTGATAGATAACGTGATGTGTAGAGGGTTATCTCTACTCCACTACTTCACCTTATCTTCAATTATGGGCAAGAGTAAGTCATCCTGACCTCGTAGAAACGCTTGGAACTGGTTGACGCATGTTGCTTTTGAAACACAAATGCTGTGACCTACTGTTTGCCTTACCCAACTAACTTCAACACCAACAGCCACTGGCTCcacatttgtttaaaaagaacaaacaggtAAAACATTGACACATGAAAGCTAAGTTTTCCTCTCATGTTTCATGGCAGAAAGggagcaggagctgtgtgttCGTGAACAGCTGTCAAACGAGAAGATTGCACGGTAAAACTTCTTAAACAAGGCCACACACTGCTCATGAAACAATCTCCCCATTTCACCCTTTCATCTCAATCTTTCTTTCTGCATACTGGTACAATTGGTTTATTCTCATTTACCGTTTCAGGGCCGAGCGTTTACTGAAGAATTATACCCgtctccagcagcagagggacCTCTCACCGTTATATGGCAAAGACATAGGTATGGGACTGAGGAGAAGAGCTCTGGACTTACTAACCCGAGACAAGAACTGAGCAGCTTTGTGTTTGTCCTTCTGTTATcaatgtatatttattatttatttttttatcttgctaATAAAAATTTTATACACCAATAAAAAAGTGATTATACTGAACCTGCATTTTAAACTCTTTGCCTGACAATAGTCAATCAATCTTTATTAATCAGTCACTCCGTGCTGTTTGGTCCTAGATGAGGATGGCCTCTCCCCGGGAAAGAGGAAGGTCCACTTTGCGGGTgagagcaaagagaaccagCGTCCCCACGGCCGTCGGAGCACGGCGTCCCAGGAGCTGATACTGAGGAGGCTGCAGGCGGCCAACGTGCGCGGCCTCACGCTGAAAGAAGTGGAGATGGCGTGTCAGTTCAAGAGCCGACAGATCCTCGGCTTCCGCTGACCACATGGGATGTCACTGTTTGTTGTGCGATGGAAGGCTCTGAGTCAGGATAACtggatgtaaataaatatttatttatgattatttagTTGCTATGCAAAGAGTGATGACAACATTTCAAGCCAGTTTattgtcgtgtgtgtgttttaatgttatagGCAGCTATAGGGATTGTGAAATGTTCAGATTATTCTTGCTGtatatttttaaacatgtgaagttttctttttgttatgaCCAAGTTTCTTATAAGTGAAAACAATAATTGAACCTTTGAAGAAATGAACCTGTGaactatgaaaaaaaaaaagattgtgaaTTCAATTGTTTTTCGCTGCATTTCCTGATTTAAATCTACAAATTACCCAAAAGGACTTAAGACGTCCTACAGAGATATATACTTTCTATGTTCAAAGTGAAATAATAGAtaataaatacaagtttataaAATGCAGCTTTTGAGTCAGTCTGATGTAATTTATAAAATATAGGAAGATTAAGCTATTTAAACTGAGGttgggatttaaagaaaaaacttgTATTAAAACATTCACTCTTAAAAAAGTAATGAATTTACATCTCAATCACACCACGCTGACACTTTAATCAAATCTGATAGTTTCCACAAGGGGTCATCAGTTTCCCCCTCTACTGGGTCTTTAACCGTCATTACcacacagtgtgattactgCCATCAGACCTCACAACTCATTTGTTCTTGATTAAAAACAGATCAACACACTTTGTTGTATTAAGATGTCGTTTAAAATTAAATAGAGAGGACACTTCATTAGAAAAGACGTTTCACACAATGAAAGGCCAAGTTAtcttatatttgttttgtctttatttaaaatattgggCTAATATGTAGTAATAACCTCTGAGTAGGTGAAGGTACTTACTAACTGTTGTCAGCAATAACTGGCAGATTCATACATGTATGCTACTTTATGATACATTGACACTCTTATTAGAAATGTTTtcctaaataaaacaaattcaatttattagaaaatatatatatgtattaaatataacatttaagaacaataaaaatgtgtctgttaGATGTGCAAACGAATTAAGACGAAGTTTACAGAATAGAGGACAGATCAGTTGCCGTCGGCGTACTTAGCAACCGCCGTTGTCTCTCTCGCTTGCCCCGCCCACTGACGAGAGTTGCAAAAATCCGCCAATCAGGATGCCTGCCCGTAACCTCTCCACCAATAGGAACCACTCGGGGCTACTAGCATGTAGCCTAGCCCCTTAGCCCTGAGCTAACCCTTTGATGTTTAGCTATGTGGGCGGGGCATCGACACCACTCTCGCTCCTCCTCTTTGCCTATGTATGGGTACGTGTTACGTCACGGACCctacgtccatctttatatacagtctatggtttcgTGTGGAAAGTTTACCGGCTCGGGTGCAAAGTTTCAACCGTCTGCAAACACCAGCTCGTCGGCAAAACGTTTCTGGAATGTGCTGGTGACGACGGAGGTGAACCGACCCGCTGCCCAACACCGACTCACGGATTAAttcgccccccctcccccgaggTTGTCCACGGCACAGGACGAGGGATGCTACCGTCGCTGGAGAGCAGCAGTGAATGAAGACCCTGTTTACACCGAGCGTATTGTCTCAGGCAGCCAGCTAGCATACCCCCGTTAGCTTGGAGTCGAGCCGGATAGCTAGCTAGCTGGGCTCCGGGTGTTCTCGGAAGAAAGGAACCGTATCAAACTTGAACTCCAGACCGGGCGAAAGATGGCTTGCGAACCGAACCGAGTCCGGCTGCTCTGCATGCTCTCGCTGACTTTCGGGTTTTTCAtcgtggaggtggtggtgagcCGGTTCACCTCATCCCTGTCCATGCTCTCCGACTCCTTTCACATGCTGTCGGACGTGATCGCGCTGGTGGTGGCGCTGGTCGCGGTGCGGTTCGCCGAGAAGACCCACGCCACAAACAAGAACACCTTCGGCTGGATCCGGGCGGAGGTGATGGGGGCTCTGGTGAACGCCGTCTTCCTCACGGCGCTGTGCTTCACCATCGTGCTGGAGGTGATCGAGCGCCTCACCGAGCCCCACGAGATCACGAGACCGGAGGTGGTCGCCTGGGTCGGCGCCGCGGGGCTCCTGGTCAACCTGCTCGGGCTCTGCTTGTTCCGCGAACACGCCGGCGGAGGCCACGGCCACAGccacggtggtggtggtggccacGGCCACAGCCACGGGAGCAAGAAGGTTAAAAGTGACCATAAGGCTGGGAACGGGTCTCCAGGAGAGGAGACCAACAACCTGGTGGCAAACCACAACAGCCCTGGGGACGTGCGACTGAGGAATGGTAAGGATGGAAACTTTAAAGCTCACTTCaattcactgtgtgttttacaATCATGATGTCAATTCGCTGTGTTTGCCCTCTTTGTGTTGAATCATGATTCACATGTGCAGCCCAGGCCAATCCCCTGAAGTCCATTGTGTCCCACAGAGACTCTGACAGAATGTCCCAGACTTTATCTCCATTGTCGGTTGTCCAGATTGCACAACAGTCCACAGATACTTGACATCTCCCTGCGTATCCCCCAGGACACCCAACCTCAGTGTCCAGGCCTTAGTGTTTACTCTATAAACAACATTTGTCTTCTGTCATTAATTTGTTGTGTCACACTATCCTTTGTAGCAGACTCAGGCTTTGTAAAGACTGACCACCGATCAGCTATCTTTCTAAATGTAGATATGCAGAGGATCCTGTGTGACTCAGCCGAGGAACAGCTTTTGACAAGTTGAAACTTGTTTTTGTGAAAGCGTTTTAATCCTggatcttgttttctttttt comes from Pleuronectes platessa chromosome 17, fPlePla1.1, whole genome shotgun sequence and encodes:
- the nek2 gene encoding serine/threonine-protein kinase Nek2 codes for the protein MPSRVDDYELLNTIGSGSYGKCQKITRKADGKILVWKELDYGTMAESEKQMLVSEVNLLRELKHPNIVRYYDRIIDRTNTTLYIIMEYCEGGDLSSIIDRCIKERRYLEEEFVLRVMAQLTSALKECHRRSDGRATVLHRDLKPANIFLDIRQNVKLGDFGLARILNHDTSFAKTFVGTPYYMSPEQINQLSYNEKSDIWSLGCLLYELCALSPPFTAYNQKELAERIREGKFRRIPYRYSEELNSLLSKMLHLKDYMRPSVESILQSSLLADAVAEEQRRAEARARRKSADPDRPLPKPVEPAPASAAELQLREQALRDRERALKEREERLEQREQELCVREQLSNEKIARAERLLKNYTRLQQQRDLSPLYGKDIDEDGLSPGKRKVHFAGESKENQRPHGRRSTASQELILRRLQAANVRGLTLKEVEMACQFKSRQILGFR